The proteins below come from a single Microbacterium sp. SLBN-154 genomic window:
- the recR gene encoding recombination mediator RecR produces the protein MYDGIVQDLIDEFGRLPGIGPKSAQRIVFHILQTPNFDVSRLAHLLADVREKVRFCEICGNVSEQERCAICRDPRRNATLICVVEDAKDVAAIERTREFRGLYHVLGGAISPIAGIGPDDLRIASLMQRLADGTVQEVILATNPNLEGEATATYLSRLLHTLQITVTRLASGLPVGGDLEYADEVTLGRAFEGRRSM, from the coding sequence ATGTACGACGGCATCGTCCAGGACCTGATCGACGAATTCGGCCGTCTTCCGGGCATCGGACCGAAATCGGCGCAGCGGATCGTGTTCCACATCCTGCAGACCCCGAACTTCGACGTCTCACGGCTGGCGCACCTGCTCGCCGACGTGCGGGAGAAGGTGCGCTTCTGCGAGATCTGCGGCAACGTCTCCGAGCAGGAGCGCTGCGCGATCTGCCGCGACCCGCGTCGCAACGCCACCCTCATCTGCGTGGTCGAGGACGCCAAAGACGTCGCCGCGATCGAACGGACTCGGGAGTTCCGCGGGCTCTACCACGTGCTCGGCGGCGCCATCAGCCCGATCGCGGGAATCGGACCCGACGACCTGCGGATCGCGTCGCTCATGCAGCGCCTCGCCGACGGCACCGTGCAGGAGGTCATCCTCGCCACGAATCCCAACCTCGAGGGCGAGGCGACGGCGACGTACCTCAGCCGACTGCTCCACACACTGCAGATCACCGTCACCCGGTTGGCCTCGGGGCTGCCTGTCGGAGGCGATCTCGAGTACGCCGACGAGGTGACCCTCGGGCGCGCCTTCGAAGGCCGGCGCTCGATGTGA